In the Diachasmimorpha longicaudata isolate KC_UGA_2023 chromosome 1, iyDiaLong2, whole genome shotgun sequence genome, one interval contains:
- the LOC135165294 gene encoding molybdenum cofactor sulfurase 3: MEHLLRPSYTETYDEETLLWLTKEFARIEGEFYLDHAGATLYADSQIRRIGEDLAGSLYANPHSAAGNLTSEVVERTRYRILDFFNASSEEYSLIFTSGATASLKIVAEAFDFGESGQFVYLDNNHTSVLGMRDVVGNNGAHLKCLRFHEAFETFQNGKRIADVTESSSNSLFVYPAQCNFSGFKYPLQWIQDTHDGSLNSVTEGLSKWYVLLDAAGFVGTSVLDLSLYKPDFVVLSFYKMFGLPTGIGALIVKKSCENVMEKVYYGGGTVNVALSTENFHVKRENLHERFEDGTLSFLSIIALQHGLDIYKKIPLPQISSHVFHLAKYLHHSLLTLHHCNGKPLAKIYVDTDYEDITTQGGTLSFNVLRPNGGYVGYMEVLHMAALFKIHLRTGCFCNPGGCQRHLNLSTLEVLGNYDAGYKCGGSKDIIDGKPTGAVRVSFGYSSSFKDVEMLLLMIKKCFLAGPAVAKLPEGWISKRNQGNFGMQGSIKIEGSKVMRNTRLILPNALVSTNGPERIAKLGRDTSTQNDDNEKNNTDGSNPSRTLVLSKLCIYPIKSCGAFAIADSWDLTEKGLAYDREWMIVNSSGICVTQKQEVKLCLIKPTVCRRRNVLRLDYPGMLGVEVPLDYSEEEVINGEMCRSRVCGHRVQGVDCGGEVSDWLSLAFGKELRLIRQSTSGVNGRGREELSFSSQAQFLMVNGASVEWLVDRIPEDSDCDKDGVLERFRGNMVVVGARAFEEETWTQIRIGEEVFKVMGPCTRCQMVCIDQQTGLKTIEPLRLLAEEFHGKMKFGIYLTRKNSTSGKLKIGDHVTCM; encoded by the exons ATGGAGCACCTGCTTCGCCCCAGCTACACGGAAACATATGACGAGGAGACACTTCTCTGGTTGACGAAGGAATTTGCGAGAATTGAGGGAGAATTCTACTTGGATCATGCTGGGGCAACTCTCTACGCTGACAGCCAGATTAGGAGGATTGGGGAGGATTTGGCGGGTTCATTGTACGCTAATCCACATTCTGCTGCTGGAAATTTGACGTCTGAAGTTGTAGAACGAACTCGGTATAg AATTTTGGACTTCTTCAACGCCTCCTCTGAAGAGTACAGCCTGATCTTCACATCAGGTGCCACTGCCTCCCTGAAAATCGTCGCAGAAGCCTTCGACTTCGGGGAGTCCGGGCAATTTGTATACCTAGATAACAACCACACATCTGTCCTCGGGATGCGCGACGTGGTAGGTAATAACGGAGCCCATCTCAAGTGCCTGAGATTCCACGAGGCCTTCGAGACATTCCAAAATGGCAAAAGGATCGCCGACGTCACAGAGAGCAGCAGCAATTCACTGTTCGTTTATCCCGCTCAGTGCAATTTTTCTGGCTTCAAGTATCCTCTCCAATGGATCCAGGACACTCACGATGGATCACTTAATTCTGTCACTGAAGGACTGTCAAAGTGGTATGTTCTGCTCGATGCAGCTGGCTTCGTTGGAACTAGTGTTCTGGACCTATCACTCTACAAACCAGACTTCGTTGTTCTGTCGTTCTATAAGATGTTTGGCCTACCAACTGGGATTGGTGCGttgattgtaaaaaaatcgTGTGAGAATGTCATGGAGAAAGTCTATTATGGCGGTGGAACTGTCAATGTGGCGCTCAGCACCGAGAATTTTCACGTTAAAAGGGAAAATCTGCATGAAAG ATTCGAAGACGGAACACTCTCATTCCTGTCAATAATCGCACTCCAACACGGTCTGGATAtctacaaaaaaattcccctcccccAGATATCCAGTCACGTGTTCCACCTCGCTAAGTACCTGCACCACTCCCTCTTGACATTGCATCACTGCAATGGAAAGCCACTAGCAAAGATCTACGTCGACACAGATTACGAGGACATAACGACCCAAGGTGGAACACTGTCCTTCAATGTCTTGAGACCGAATGGTGGGTACGTTGGCTACATGGAAGTCCTCCACATGGCGGCTCTTTTCAAGATCCACCTGCGCACTGGGTGCTTCTGCAATCCAGGGGGCTGTCAACGTCATTTGAATCTGTCCACCCTGGAGGTTCTGGGGAATTACGACGCTGGGTACAAATGTGGAGGTAGCAAGGATATAATCGATGGAAAACCCACTGGGGCTGTCAGGGTGTCATTCGGCTACAGCTCGAGCTTCAAGGACGTCGAGATGCTGCTTTTGATGATTAAGAAATGTTTTTTAGCCGGTCCAGCTGTTGCTAAACTACCTGAGGGATGGATTTCCAAACGGAATCAAGGGAATTTCGGGATGCAAGGATCAATCAAAATCGAGGGATCGAAAGTCATGAGAAATACTCG ATTGATATTACCAAACGCTCTTGTCAGTACGAATGGACCAGAGAGGATAGCAAAATTAGGGAGAGACACGTCAACACAGAACGATGATAATGAGAAGAATAATACAGATGGAAGTAATCCCTCGAGGACGCTAGTTCTCTCCAAACTATGCATCTACCCCATAAAGTCCTGTGGAGCTTTTGCAATAGCCGACTCCTGGGATTTAACAGAAAAAGGATTGGCCTACGATCGTGAGTGGATGATTGTCAATTCCTCCGGGATTTGTGTGACGCAGAAGCAGGAGGTGAAGCTCTGCTTAATAAAACCGACGGTGTGTCGTCGAAGGAACGTCCTTAGGCTGGATTATCCAG gGATGCTGGGGGTGGAAGTGCCTCTGGACTATTCTGAGGAGGAAGTGATCAATGGGGAGATGTGCAGGAGTCGGGTTTGCGGGCATAGGGTCCAGGGGGTTGACTGTGGGGGCGAGGTATCAGACTGGCTGAGTCTTGCTTTTGGCAAGGAGCTCAGACTCATAAGACAGTCGACCTCTGGGGTGAATGGAAGAGGAAGGGAGGAACTTTCGTTCTCCAGTCAGGCGCAATTTCTGATGGTGAACGGGGCTAGTGTTGAGTGGCTCGTGGACAGGATTCCTGAGGACTCAGACTGTGATAAGGACGGGGTGTTGGAGAGGTTCAGGGGGAATATGGTGGTTGTTGGGGCACGGGCTTTTGAAGAAGAGACGTGGACGCAGATTAGAATTGGGGAGGAAGTCTTTAAG GTGATGGGACCCTGCACGAGATGTCAAATGGTATGTATTGATCAACAAACTGGTTTAAAAACAATCGAGCCTCTTCGATTGCTAGCCGAAGAGTTTCatgggaaaatgaaatttgggATTTACCTCACGAGGAAAAATTCCACCTCTGGGAAGTTAAAAATTGGGGATCACGTAACATGCATGTGA
- the LOC135165440 gene encoding migration and invasion enhancer 1, with translation MTSAKIDVEYCGSCGHRKQFLELAGIIKDACPDCKISGDCGRQGSFEVKINDTLVYSKLQTMAFPAYNEVLDVVKEVCEGQPVRPVIKQQPIDCSIS, from the exons ATGACGAGTGCTAAAATCGATGTGGAGTACTG TGGCTCGTGTGGTCATCGGAAACAGTTTTTGGAACTGGCGGGGATCATCAAAGATGCTTGTCCCGATTGTAAAATTAGTGGAGACTGTGGACGACAAG GTTCATTTGAAGTAAAAATAAACGATACATTAGTCTATTCAAAATTACAAACAATGGCTTTTCCTGCCTACAATGAAGTGTTAGATGTAGTGAAAGAAGTGTGTGAGGGCCAGCCAGTGAGACCAGTAATTAAGCAACAACCGATAGATTGTTCAATTAGTTGA
- the LOC135165398 gene encoding astakine-like isoform X1 — MSHCIKQGGHYYKTSTSTCGSSESLQIFPQRFHSSVQIDSDSSCRESSSKGVIMMFKSILLLSIIGFCSAQTARPRSGGICSSPADCPSGECCVIPSQRYTYPTCQRVRQVGEVCRPRPEVESSTLRYPDGSTFKYTDAHRFVCPCAAGLECSGVDASGLSTCSAPRSN, encoded by the exons ATGAGCCATTGCATAAAGCAGGGGGGCCATTATTATAAAACCAGCACAAGTACTTGTGGATCATCAGAAAGCTTGCAGATATTTCCTCAACGGTTTCACTCATCAGTTCAGATTGATTCAGATTCATCGTGCAGAGAATCATCAAGT AAGGGTGTAATCATGATGTTCAAAAGTATTCTGTTGCTCTCCATAATCGGATTCTGCTCGGCCCAAACCGCCAGACCCAGGTCCGGAGGAATCTGCAGCAGTCCAGCCGATTGTCCCAGTGGTGAATGCTGTGTCATAC CATCTCAGAGGTACACGTACCCAACGTGTCAGCGCGTGCGACAAGTAGGAGAGGTCTGCAGACCAAGACCTGAGGTAGAGAGTTCCACCCTGAGATATCCGGATGGATCAACCTTCAAATACACCGATGCTCACAGATTTGTATGCCCCTGCGCTGCAGGCCTCGAGTGCAGCGGGGTTGATGCCAGTGGATTGTCAACGTGCAGTGCACCGCGATCAaactaa
- the LOC135165398 gene encoding astakine-like isoform X2, producing the protein MSHCIKQGGHYYKTSTSTCGSSESLQIFPQRFHSSVQIDSDSSCRESSSGVIMMFKSILLLSIIGFCSAQTARPRSGGICSSPADCPSGECCVIPSQRYTYPTCQRVRQVGEVCRPRPEVESSTLRYPDGSTFKYTDAHRFVCPCAAGLECSGVDASGLSTCSAPRSN; encoded by the exons ATGAGCCATTGCATAAAGCAGGGGGGCCATTATTATAAAACCAGCACAAGTACTTGTGGATCATCAGAAAGCTTGCAGATATTTCCTCAACGGTTTCACTCATCAGTTCAGATTGATTCAGATTCATCGTGCAGAGAATCATCAAGT GGTGTAATCATGATGTTCAAAAGTATTCTGTTGCTCTCCATAATCGGATTCTGCTCGGCCCAAACCGCCAGACCCAGGTCCGGAGGAATCTGCAGCAGTCCAGCCGATTGTCCCAGTGGTGAATGCTGTGTCATAC CATCTCAGAGGTACACGTACCCAACGTGTCAGCGCGTGCGACAAGTAGGAGAGGTCTGCAGACCAAGACCTGAGGTAGAGAGTTCCACCCTGAGATATCCGGATGGATCAACCTTCAAATACACCGATGCTCACAGATTTGTATGCCCCTGCGCTGCAGGCCTCGAGTGCAGCGGGGTTGATGCCAGTGGATTGTCAACGTGCAGTGCACCGCGATCAaactaa
- the LOC135165433 gene encoding prokineticin Bm8-f-like yields MTTLRKILLVSAIVSCCLASSFSGDDGSVPNPSKTGCTGQQDCRDDECCTASPYRNTVPTCRPRTANGQSCAPDQKPTESEGSIYFAHCPCEPTLICNRELGVCGLPQPV; encoded by the exons ATGACGACATTGAGGAAAATCCTGCTCGTGTCCGCTATCGTCAGCTGCTGTTTGGCTTCATCATTCTCCGGTGATGATGGATCAGTCCCCAATCCATCGAAAACTGGATGCACTGGGCAACAAGATTGTCGGGACGACGAGTGTTGCACTGCCT cCCCGTACAGGAATACAGTTCCAACATGCCGCCCTCGAACAGCGAATGGACAATCGTGTGCTCCAGACCAAAAGCCAACGGAGAGTGAGGGCTCTATCTACTTCGCTCACTGTCCCTGTGAACCAACGCTCATCTGCAATCGAGAGCTGGGTGTTTGTGGGCTTCCACAGCCAGTTTAA
- the LOC135165414 gene encoding uncharacterized protein LOC135165414: MALKKILFLVVVIGCCSTSSNANDQLRSCVSQRDCRKNECCVEHPLRYPTPYCTRLRQKGEPCVPPSKHINSSAVHIVRGGDHPSWIICPCMPTLTCDWFSGLCSRKGIVV; encoded by the exons ATGgcattgaagaaaattttatttttggttgTTGTTATTGGATGCTGTTCGACATCATCTAACGCCAATGACCAGTTGCGGTCGTGCGTAAGTCAGCGCGATTGCAGGAAGAACGAATGCTGTGTTGAAC ATCCCCTTCGATATCCCACCCCATACTGCACTCGCTTGAGACAGAAAGGAGAGCCATGTGTGCCTCCTTCAAAGCACATCAATTCGAGtgcagtacacattgtccgaGGTGGTGACCATCCCTCCTGGATCATCTGCCCCTGCATGCCAACTCTCACCTGCGACTGGTTCTCCGGACTCTGCAGCAGAAAGGGAATCGTTGTCTGA
- the LOC135165364 gene encoding probable proline--tRNA ligase, mitochondrial isoform X1, protein MSREFINYVPRMSRLLQPVKSIPKGGTVKSVSASRSYQLMLDMGVIRQSLPGMYTLLPLGYRALEKLKRIVNVSMTNIGAQEILLPNLTDSKLWKQTGRLNEMGDELFQVKDRHNHNYVLSPTYEESITSLVADVQPRMSSLPLLLYQISNKWRDEMKPRLGLFRGREFVMKDLYSFDASTDSAERTYEIVAEAYRNILDHIGVPYSVVEGDTGIMGGILSHEYHYLADIGEDTIVSCNVCNFRINSAIHDGDTCKKCGGEINKKSAIEIAHTFLLGTKYSEVLKAKVHTQGEEIPLVMGCYGLGLTRLLAASLEVLSTNEELKWPKALAPYTVCVIPPKENSKESSAAHFVDEIVENLAERNIDMILDDRTQLTIGRRMLDAKRTGYPYVVVVGKCSMQENPLFEFHDVNEGQRQDVSLDQLYGIFDNSDSGKQRRRQIAV, encoded by the exons atgtctCGTGAGTTTATAAATTACGTACCCCGGATGTCCAGGCTCCTGCAGCCGGTCAAAAGCATTCCGAAGGGCGGAACTGTCAAGAGTGTTAGTGCATCTAGGAGTTATCAG CTGATGCTCGACATGGGTGTAATACGGCAATCCCTCCCCGGAATGTACACACTGTTACCACTGGGCTATCGTGCCCTCGAGAAGCTCAAGAGGATCGTCAATGTATCCATGACAAATATTGGTGCGCAAGAAATTCTTCTGCCCAATTTAACCGATTCAAAACTATGGAAACAAACCGGTCGATTGAATGAAATGGGCGATGAGCTATTCCAAGTGAAAGATAGACATAATCACAATTATGTATTGAGTCCT ACGTACGAAGAGTCGATAACAAGTCTCGTTGCCGATGTTCAGCCCCGAATGAGCAGTTTACCTCTCTTGTTATACCAAATATCGAATAAATGGAGGGACGAGATGAAGCCCAGGTTGGGATTATTCCGAGGACGAGAATTTGTCATGAAAGATCTATATTCCTTCGACGCATCGACTGACTCCGCTGAAAGGACTTACGAGATTGTTGCTGAAGCTTACAGAAACATTCTGGATCACATTGGTGTGCCTTATTCCGTCGTTGAAGGAGACACTGGAATCATGGGAGGAATCCTCTCTCACGAGTATCATTATCTCGCTGATATTGGAGAGGATACCATTGTGTCCTGCAATGTCTGTAATTTTCGAATCAATTCCGCCATACACGATGGGGATACGTGCAAAAAGTGTGGAGGggaaatcaacaaaaaatctGCAATCGAG ATTGCCCACACGTTCCTACTCGGTACAAAATATTCCGAAGTCCTGAAAGCAAAGGTGCACACTCAGGGAGAGGAAATTCCATTGGTGATGGGCTGTTATGGTTTAGGATTGACTAGGCTCCTAGCAGCATCCTTGGAGGTTCTCTCCACGAATGAGGAACTCAAATGGCCAAAGGCCTTGGCTCCCTACACAGTCTGTGTCATCCCACCTAAGGAGAACAGCAAAGAGTCATCAGCAGCTCATTTCGTTGACGAGATAGTGGAGAATTTGGCGGAGAGGAACATTGACATGATCCTCGATGATAGAACACAATTGACCATTGGAAGGAGAATGCTAGACGCCAAGAGGACAGGGTATCCTTACGTTGTCGTCGTGGGGAAGTGCTCCATGCAGGAGAATCCCTTGTTCGAGTTTCATGATGTTAATGAGGGGCAGAGACAGGATGTCAGTTTAGATCAGTTGTACGGTATATTTGATAATTCAGACTCTGGGAAGCAAAGGCGACGGCAAATTGCTGTTTGA
- the LOC135165364 gene encoding probable proline--tRNA ligase, mitochondrial isoform X2: MLDMGVIRQSLPGMYTLLPLGYRALEKLKRIVNVSMTNIGAQEILLPNLTDSKLWKQTGRLNEMGDELFQVKDRHNHNYVLSPTYEESITSLVADVQPRMSSLPLLLYQISNKWRDEMKPRLGLFRGREFVMKDLYSFDASTDSAERTYEIVAEAYRNILDHIGVPYSVVEGDTGIMGGILSHEYHYLADIGEDTIVSCNVCNFRINSAIHDGDTCKKCGGEINKKSAIEIAHTFLLGTKYSEVLKAKVHTQGEEIPLVMGCYGLGLTRLLAASLEVLSTNEELKWPKALAPYTVCVIPPKENSKESSAAHFVDEIVENLAERNIDMILDDRTQLTIGRRMLDAKRTGYPYVVVVGKCSMQENPLFEFHDVNEGQRQDVSLDQLYGIFDNSDSGKQRRRQIAV, translated from the exons ATGCTCGACATGGGTGTAATACGGCAATCCCTCCCCGGAATGTACACACTGTTACCACTGGGCTATCGTGCCCTCGAGAAGCTCAAGAGGATCGTCAATGTATCCATGACAAATATTGGTGCGCAAGAAATTCTTCTGCCCAATTTAACCGATTCAAAACTATGGAAACAAACCGGTCGATTGAATGAAATGGGCGATGAGCTATTCCAAGTGAAAGATAGACATAATCACAATTATGTATTGAGTCCT ACGTACGAAGAGTCGATAACAAGTCTCGTTGCCGATGTTCAGCCCCGAATGAGCAGTTTACCTCTCTTGTTATACCAAATATCGAATAAATGGAGGGACGAGATGAAGCCCAGGTTGGGATTATTCCGAGGACGAGAATTTGTCATGAAAGATCTATATTCCTTCGACGCATCGACTGACTCCGCTGAAAGGACTTACGAGATTGTTGCTGAAGCTTACAGAAACATTCTGGATCACATTGGTGTGCCTTATTCCGTCGTTGAAGGAGACACTGGAATCATGGGAGGAATCCTCTCTCACGAGTATCATTATCTCGCTGATATTGGAGAGGATACCATTGTGTCCTGCAATGTCTGTAATTTTCGAATCAATTCCGCCATACACGATGGGGATACGTGCAAAAAGTGTGGAGGggaaatcaacaaaaaatctGCAATCGAG ATTGCCCACACGTTCCTACTCGGTACAAAATATTCCGAAGTCCTGAAAGCAAAGGTGCACACTCAGGGAGAGGAAATTCCATTGGTGATGGGCTGTTATGGTTTAGGATTGACTAGGCTCCTAGCAGCATCCTTGGAGGTTCTCTCCACGAATGAGGAACTCAAATGGCCAAAGGCCTTGGCTCCCTACACAGTCTGTGTCATCCCACCTAAGGAGAACAGCAAAGAGTCATCAGCAGCTCATTTCGTTGACGAGATAGTGGAGAATTTGGCGGAGAGGAACATTGACATGATCCTCGATGATAGAACACAATTGACCATTGGAAGGAGAATGCTAGACGCCAAGAGGACAGGGTATCCTTACGTTGTCGTCGTGGGGAAGTGCTCCATGCAGGAGAATCCCTTGTTCGAGTTTCATGATGTTAATGAGGGGCAGAGACAGGATGTCAGTTTAGATCAGTTGTACGGTATATTTGATAATTCAGACTCTGGGAAGCAAAGGCGACGGCAAATTGCTGTTTGA
- the LOC135165347 gene encoding sulfite oxidase encodes MLRGLRMSKVIQGRCKHYFGHQQLLRILQNDDNCSARPYTSDKTRRKSSNHSETNFTSHETYKYFGSAFIVGASLGLYYLWSDSRKVYALESGPGVRKDGLQNYTIEEIGKHDNEKDGIWVYYKDGVYDITKFVSQHPGGSGKIMMAAGASIEPFWLIFANHNVPEVHRLLESMRIGNVDMSEEEKSKKEEAMSDPYENEPRRHKALKVNGMKPFCAEPPAPMMVESFLTPQDLFYVRNHLPVPEVDLKTYDVEIAIEDETKKVLTVESIKKYPKYTVTSAVMCGGNRRSEMNAVRPLRGLSWNVGAVGNAAWSGARLCDVLLDLGINENDWDHVQFEGLDLDPSGVPYGASIPISRALDPRADVILAYEMNGQPLPRDHGFPIRVIVPGVVGARNVKWLARIVIAKDESPSQFQRGDYKGFSPSTDWDTVDFSKSPAIQDMPVTSAICNIVPGETVRLKDGKLNVKGYAWSGGGNKIIRVDLTADQGKTWHVAEHMQHDRQAQEGRHWAWSLWSGDIPIDPNVSEVEIWAKAVDSSYNVQPESFQNIWNLRGLLCNAYHRVKVKIQN; translated from the exons ATGCTCAGGGGGCTCCGAATGTCGAAGGTCATTCAGGGGAGGTGCAAACATTACTTCGG GCACCAACAGCTCCTCAGAATATTACAAAATGATGACAACTGTTCAGCACGTCCTTACACATCAGATAAAACGCGGAGAAAATCCTCAAACCATTCAGAAACAAATTTTACTAGTCATGAAACGTATAAATATTTCGGGAGTGCGTTCATTGTCGGAGCGTCTCTAGGGCTTTACTACTTATGGTCAGATAGCAGAAAAGTTTACGCATTAGAAAGTGGTCCAGGAGTGCGTAAAGATGGACTGCAGAACTATACGATTGAAGAAATCGGAAAACATGACAACGAAAAGGACGGAATTTGGGTGTACTATAAGGATGGTGTTTACGACATCACCAAGTTTGTATCACAGCATCCTGGAGGGTCCGGTAAGATCATGATGGCAGCTGGCGCTTCGATCGAGCCCTTCTGGCTGATCTTCGCTAATCACAATGTGCCGGAGGTCCATAGGCTGTTGGAGTCCATGAGGATTGGAAATGTTGATATGAGTGAGgaagaaaaatctaaaaaagaGGAGGCGATGAGTGATCCTTATGAGAATGAGCCGAGAAGACATAAGGCTCTGAAAGTCAATGGGATGAAGCCCTTCTGCGCTGAACCACCTGCCCCCATGATGGTGGAGAGCTTTCTCACACCGCA AGACCTTTTCTATGTGAGAAATCACCTACCAGTCCCTGAAGTAGATTTGAAAACCTACGATGTCGAAATTGCAATCGaggatgaaacaaaaaaagttCTGACCGtggaatcaataaaaaaatatcccaaaTATACGGTGACAAGTGCTGTTATGTGTGGAGGAAACAGACGATCAGAAATGAATGCC GTAAGACCCTTGCGAGGATTGAGTTGGAATGTTGGGGCAGTTGGAAATGCCGCGTGGTCAGGTGCTCGCCTCTGCGACGTTTTATTAGACCTGGGAATCAATGAGAATGACTGGGACCACGTGCAGTTCGAGGGACTGGACCTGGACCCTTCCGGAGTTCCGTATGGGGCCAGTATTCCCATCAGTAGAGCCTTGGACCCCAGAGCAGATGTCATTCTCGCTTATGAGATGAACGGACAACCTCTTCCTCGGGACCATGGCTTCCCTATCCGAGTGATTGTTCCGGGGGTGGTCGGGGCTAGGAACGTGAAGTGGCTCGCAAGGATCGTCATCGCAAAAGACGAAAGTCCTTCTCAGTTCCAACGAGGGGACTACAAAGGATTCTCCCCCAGCACCGATTGGGATACTGTGGATTTCTCCAAATCTCCTGCCATTCAGGACATGCCGGTGACCTCCGCTATTTGCAATATTGTGCCAGGGGAGACTGTTCGGTTGAAGGATGGAAAACTTAATGTCAAAG GATATGCTTGGTCAGGTGGAGGTAACAAGATAATCCGGGTAGATCTGACAGCGGATCAGGGGAAGACCTGGCACGTGGCAGAACATATGCAGCACGACAGGCAGGCCCAGGAGGGCAGGCACTGGGCCTGGAGCCTCTGGAGTGGAGATATTCCAATTGATCCAAATGTCTCGGAAGTCGAGATATGGGCTAAAGCTGTGGACTCCTCTTACAATGTTCAGCCAGAGAGCTTTCAGAATATCTGGAACCTCAGGGGATTGCTCTGTAATGCCTATCACCGAGTTAAAGTGAAAATTCAGAACTAA